From one Gemella morbillorum genomic stretch:
- a CDS encoding response regulator transcription factor, with protein MVNKILLVDDEIEITEINKRYLEQDGYDVDIANDGKEALEKYKKNKYSLIITDIMMPNMDGYDLISEVQYLDEEQPFLFITAKTTEPDKIYALSLGADDYIVKPFSPRELVLRVKNILRRIEKNSSENISTLGDLEINYSSRIAMVNDRQLELTVKSFELLWLLANNPDRVFSKTELYEKIWQDEYVEDANTLNVHIHSLRRILTKYSTKKTPSVKTVWGLGYKMEKQV; from the coding sequence ATGGTTAATAAAATTTTATTAGTAGATGATGAAATAGAAATAACGGAGATAAATAAACGATATTTAGAGCAAGATGGATATGATGTTGATATCGCTAATGATGGTAAAGAAGCTTTAGAGAAATACAAGAAAAATAAATATTCTTTAATAATTACAGATATAATGATGCCAAATATGGATGGCTATGATTTAATCAGCGAAGTACAGTATTTAGATGAGGAACAACCATTTTTATTCATAACAGCGAAAACAACAGAGCCAGATAAAATCTACGCTTTAAGTTTGGGAGCAGATGATTATATAGTAAAACCATTTAGTCCAAGAGAATTAGTTTTAAGAGTTAAAAATATACTACGTAGAATTGAAAAAAATAGTAGTGAAAATATTTCAACTCTAGGTGATTTAGAAATTAACTATAGTAGTAGAATTGCTATGGTAAATGATAGACAATTAGAACTAACCGTGAAATCTTTTGAATTATTATGGCTACTGGCTAATAATCCGGATCGTGTTTTTTCTAAAACAGAATTGTATGAAAAAATTTGGCAAGATGAATATGTAGAAGATGCAAACACGCTAAATGTGCATATACACTCTTTAAGAAGAATTTTAACGAAATATTCGACAAAAAAAACACCAAGTGTAAAAACTGTATGGGGTCTAGGATACAAAATGGAAAAACAAGTTTAA
- a CDS encoding SSURE domain-containing protein, with protein MKNNFIKSENFTKWAIRKVSVGVVSAAIASGIFIVVGSGEAHASDLQDKAPVVQNVENKQVDDATESKVIENKVNTVGKETKQVEKSTVEAKNVVSAEKQSEVKSEKEVSIESKETDVNNLIKQAKDVAESQTTPVEVKKAVMENTKDTIDVPAKYLDKANFPGPFTAGVNQVIPYEFFGGDGMLTRLILKSSDKAPWSDNGSAKNPALLPLEKLGKGLYFYEVDLEGTKGKSDKELLDLLKANGTQSYKATIKVYGEKDGKADLTNVVATKDVNVNLNGLTSVNEVKKAVMENTKDTVDVPAKYLDKANFPGPFTAGVNQVIPYEFFGGNGMLTRLILKSSDKAPWSDNGSAKNPALLPLEKLGKGLYFYEVDLEGTKGKSDKELLDLLKANGTQSYKATIKVYGEKDGKADLTNVVATKEVTINLHKETKQMDMKPGEDMMPENMTMDSHMNKDITQDNMTMNTHMSNGMMKKGMLPKTSAAPEGTMSSTNSSNTGILGLIIASFLGLLGFRRKNN; from the coding sequence ATGAAAAATAACTTTATTAAATCAGAAAATTTTACAAAATGGGCAATCAGAAAAGTTAGTGTTGGTGTGGTGTCAGCTGCAATTGCTAGCGGAATTTTTATAGTTGTTGGCAGTGGAGAAGCTCATGCGAGTGATTTACAAGATAAAGCTCCTGTAGTTCAAAATGTAGAAAATAAACAAGTAGATGATGCAACTGAATCTAAAGTAATTGAAAACAAAGTAAATACTGTAGGAAAAGAAACAAAACAAGTTGAGAAAAGTACAGTTGAAGCAAAAAATGTTGTAAGTGCTGAGAAACAATCTGAAGTAAAATCAGAAAAAGAAGTAAGTATTGAATCAAAAGAAACTGATGTGAATAATTTAATAAAACAGGCAAAAGATGTAGCAGAATCACAAACAACTCCAGTTGAAGTTAAAAAAGCAGTAATGGAGAATACAAAAGATACAATCGATGTACCAGCTAAATACTTAGATAAAGCAAACTTCCCAGGACCATTCACAGCAGGAGTAAACCAAGTAATTCCTTATGAATTCTTCGGTGGAGATGGAATGTTAACTCGCTTAATCTTAAAATCATCTGATAAAGCACCATGGTCAGATAACGGATCAGCGAAAAATCCAGCATTATTACCATTAGAAAAACTAGGAAAAGGATTATACTTCTATGAAGTAGACCTAGAAGGAACAAAAGGAAAATCGGATAAAGAATTACTAGATTTATTAAAAGCTAATGGAACACAAAGCTACAAAGCAACAATCAAAGTATACGGTGAAAAAGACGGAAAAGCGGATCTAACAAACGTAGTAGCGACAAAAGATGTAAATGTAAATCTAAATGGTCTTACAAGTGTTAATGAAGTTAAAAAAGCAGTAATGGAGAATACAAAAGATACAGTAGATGTACCAGCTAAATACTTAGATAAAGCAAACTTCCCAGGACCATTCACAGCAGGAGTAAACCAAGTAATTCCTTATGAATTCTTCGGTGGAAATGGAATGTTAACAAGATTAATCTTAAAATCATCAGATAAGGCACCATGGTCAGATAATGGATCAGCGAAAAATCCAGCATTATTACCATTAGAAAAACTAGGAAAAGGATTATACTTCTATGAAGTAGACCTAGAAGGAACAAAAGGAAAATCAGATAAAGAATTACTAGATTTATTAAAAGCTAATGGAACACAAAGCTACAAAGCAACAATCAAAGTATACGGTGAAAAAGACGGAAAAGCGGATCTAACAAACGTAGTAGCAACAAAAGAAGTGACTATAAATCTACATAAAGAAACTAAGCAAATGGATATGAAACCAGGTGAAGATATGATGCCAGAAAATATGACTATGGATTCTCATATGAATAAAGATATTACGCAAGATAATATGACTATGAATACTCATATGAGTAATGGAATGATGAAAAAAGGTATGCTACCAAAAACAAGTGCGGCACCTGAAGGAACAATGAGTTCAACAAATTCATCAAATACTGGAATACTAGGATTAATCATTGCAAGCTTCTTAGGTCTATTAGGATTCAGAAGAAAAAATAATTAA